The following proteins are encoded in a genomic region of Triticum dicoccoides isolate Atlit2015 ecotype Zavitan chromosome 1B, WEW_v2.0, whole genome shotgun sequence:
- the LOC119325761 gene encoding probable xyloglucan 6-xylosyltransferase 1 has translation MWVAERVLGERRMREIQRFTRNAKLTVVCLMLTILVLRGTVGAGKFGTPQQDLTELRHRFISHPQRALSEHHDARSKASDAQAQATQAAGKAAARDDEPEPQPRSLRDPPYTLGPKISDWDEQRAAWNRRHPETPPFLNDVKPRVMLVTGSSPKPCENPVGDHYLLKSIKNKIDYCRIHGLEIFYNMALLDAELAGFWAKLPLLRALLLAHPEVEFFWWMDSDAMFTDMAFELPWERYGPYNFILHGWDEMVYDDKNWIGLNTGSFLLRNCQWSLDYLDTWAPMGPKGPVRIEAGKVLTKYLKDRPVFEADDQSAMVYILATQREKWGNKVYLENGYYLHGYWGILVDRYEEMLENYQPGLGDHRWPLVTHFVGCKPCSKFGDYPVERCLKQMDRAFNFGDNQVLHMYGFEHKSLASRRIKRVRNETSDPLDMKDDYGLLHPAFKALKTTTPSVPKYKSL, from the coding sequence ATGTGGGTGGCGGAGCGGGTGCTGGGGGAGCGCCGGATGCGGGAGATCCAGCGCTTCACCCGGAACGCCAAGCTCACCGTCGTCTGCCTCATGCTCACCATCCTCGTGCTCCGCGGCACCGTCGGGGCGGGCAAGTTCGGCACGCCGCAGCAGGACCTCACCGAGCTGCGCCACCGCTTCATCTCCCACCCGCAGCGCGCGCTCTCCGAGCACCACGACGCCCGCTCCAAGGCCTCCGACGCCCAGGCCCAAGCCACCCAGGCCGCGGGGAAGGCCGCCGCCCGCGACGACGAGCCGGAGCCGCAGCCCAGGTCGCTCCGGGACCCGCCCTACACGCTCGGCCCCAAGATCTCCGACTGGGACGAGCAGCGGGCCGCCTGGAACCGCCGCCATCCGGAGACCCCGCCCTTCCTCAACGACGTCAAGCCGCGGGTCATGCTCGTCACGGGGTCCTCCCCCAAGCCCTGCGAGAACCCCGTCGGCGACCACTACCTCCTCAAGTCCATCAAGAACAAGATCGACTACTGCCGCATCCACGGCCTCGAGATCTTCTACAACATGGCGCTGCTCGACGCCGAGCTCGCCGGCTTCTGGGCCAAGCTCCCGCTCCTCCGCGCGCTCCTCCTCGCGCACCCGGAGGTCGAGTTCTTCTGGTGGATGGACTCCGACGCCATGTTCACGGACATGGCCTTCGAGCTGCCGTGGGAGCGCTACGGCCCCTACAACTTCATCCTGCACGGCTGGGACGAGATGGTCTACGACGACAAGAACTGGATTGGCCTCAACACCGGCAGCTTCTTGCTGCGCAACTGCCAATGGTCGCTCGATTACCTCGACACCTGGGCGCCCATGGGGCCCAAGGGCCCTGTTCGTATTGAGGCTGGTAAGGTGCTCACCAAGTACCTCAAGGACCGGCCGGTCTTTGAAGCCGACGATCAGTCGGCCATGGTGTATATCCTCGCTACCCAGCGTGAGAAGTGGGGTAACAAGGTGTATCTCGAGAATGGCTACTACCTCCATGGCTATTGGGGGATCTTGGTGGACAGGTACGAGGAGATGCTTGAGAATTACCAGCCAGGGCTCGGCGATCATCGGTGGCCACTGGTCACTCACTTTGTCGGGTGCAAGCCATGCTCCAAGTTTGGGGATTACCCTGTCGAGCGATGCCTCAAGCAGATGGACCGGGCCTTCAATTTCGGGGATAACCAGGTCTTGCACATGTATGGGTTTGAGCACAAGTCTCTTGCGAGCAGGAGGATCAAGAGGGTCAGGAATGAGACCAGTGACCCTCTTGATATGAAGGATGATTACGGGTTGCTCCACCCAGCGTTCAAGGCCCTCaagactactactccctccgttcctaaatataagtctttgtaa